A window of Mustela nigripes isolate SB6536 chromosome 9, MUSNIG.SB6536, whole genome shotgun sequence contains these coding sequences:
- the CYSRT1 gene encoding cysteine-rich tail protein 1, with amino-acid sequence MDPHEMVVKNPYAQVSIPRAHLRPDLGQQLEAASSSWGSQPLPAGSCPSEPTRLLQPTEAALESKGGKGAKGTGQIQGHQAWPQTSNPCSGGQRPAGLTYAGRPPIGRGDDIAHHCCCCPCCSCCHCPRFCRCHSCCCVVS; translated from the coding sequence ATGGACCCACACGAGATGGTCGTCAAGAACCCGTATGCCCAGGTCAGCATCCCCCGCGCTCACCTTCGGCCCgacctggggcagcagctggaAGCGGCTTCCTCGTCCTGGGGGTCGCAGCCTCTGCCTGCGGGGTCCTGCCCCTCAGAGCCCACCCGGCTCCTGCAGCCCACCGAGGCGGCCCTAGAGAGCAAAGGTGGCAAGGGGGCCAAGGGGACTGGCCAGATCCAGGGACACCAGGCCTGGCCACAGACCAGCAACCCCTGCAGTGGTGGGCAGCGTCCGGCAGGACTGACCTACGCCGGCCGGCCACCCATCGGGCGCGGTGACGACATCGCCCaccactgctgctgctgcccctgctgctcctgctgccacTGCCCTCGCTTCTGCCGCTGCCACAGCTGCTGCTGCGTCGTCTCCTAG
- the RNF224 gene encoding RING finger protein 224 — MQVREAWGLGRLGRGAAWSPGLLSSRAKSWCQASKTASGAGRVGCSSLTSSRMLQPDWPRASEEGTAAGSRRGDCVICCSAYDLAGHLPHRLYCGHTFCQACVRRLDTPAGEQRWIPCPQCRQSTPTPRGGVALLDLDLAAFLAVRAEREPSRREPPAAPKGSATITQQPARLCPTLGPQPHFPQARGCCGLCWDAPGGPEV, encoded by the coding sequence ATGCAGGTAAGAGAGGCCTGGGGCTTaggcaggctggggagaggggcggCCTGGAGCCCGGGGCTCCTATCCTCCAGAGCCAAGTCCTGGTGTCAGGCGAGCAAGACGGCCTCTGGAGCAGGCCGGGTGGGCTGCAGCTCCCTGACCTCCTCCAGGATGCTGCAGCCAGACTGGCCCCGGGCCTCTGAGGAGGGGACGGCCGCGGGGTCCCGGCGGGGTGACTGCGTcatctgctgctctgcttacGACCTCGCGGGCCACCTCCCGCACCGTCTCTACTGTGGCCACACCTTCTGCCAGGCGTGCGTGCGGCGGCTGGACACGCCAGCGGGCGAGCAGCGCTGGATCCCCTGCCCACAGTGCCGCCAGAGCACACCCACACCCCGGGGAGGGGTGGCCCTGCTGGACCTCGACCTGGCCGCCTTCCTGGCCGTGAGGGCTGAGCGGGAGCCATCTCGCAGGGAGCCCCCTGCAGCCCCCAAGGGCAGTGCCACCATCACTCAGCAGCCGGCCAGGCTCTGTCCCACCCTAGGCCCCCAGCCCCACTTCCCCCAGGCCCGGGGCTGCTGCGGTCTCTGCTGGGACGCCCCTGGTGGTCCCGAGGTCTGA
- the RNF208 gene encoding RING finger protein 208, whose protein sequence is MPVDPGPEVGSGWPGLLMSCLKGPHVILKMEAMKIVHPEKFPELQAAAPCFPPAPRPTPALAPKRAWPSDTEIIVNQACGGDVPALDGAPHTPPLPRRPRKGSVELGFPRVVPADEVIVNQYVIRPGPASSGPPATAAPASGEPLECPTCGHTYNVTQRRPRVLSCLHSVCEQCLQILYESCPKYKFISCPTCRRETVLFTDYGLAALAVNTSILSRLPPEALTAPSGGQWGGEPEGSCYQTFRQYCGAACTCHVRNPLSACSIM, encoded by the coding sequence ATGCCGGTTGACCCTGGGCCCGAGGTGGGCAGTGGCTGGCCAGGCCTCCTCATGTCCTGCCTGAAGGGTCCCCATGTCATCCTCAAGATGGAGGCCATGAAGATTGTTCACCCCGAGAAGTTCCCCGAGCTGCAGGCGGCCGCCCCTTGCTTCCCACCTGCACCACGGCCCACCCCAGCTCTGGCCCCCAAACGGGCCTGGCCCTCAGACACAGAGATCATCGTCAACCAGGCCTGTGGGGGGGACGTGCCTGCCTTGGATGGGgcaccccacacccctcccttgcCACGACGGCCCCGCAAGGGCAGTGTGGAGTTGGGCTTCCCCCGCGTGGTGCCCGCGGACGAGGTCATCGTGAATCAGTATGTGATACGGCCTGGGCCCGCCTCCTCGGGGCCCCCTGCCACGGCGGCGCCAGCTTCGGGGGAGCCCCTGGAGTGCCCCACCTGCGGGCACACGTACAACGTCACCCAGCGGCGGCCCCGAGTGCTGTCCTGCCTGCACTCTGTGTGCGAGCAGTGTCTGCAGATCCTCTATGAGTCCTGCCCTAAGTACAAGTTCATCTCCTGCCCCACCTGCCGCCGCGAGACTGTGCTGTTCACGGACTACGGCCTGGCTGCACTCGCTGTCAACACGTCCATCCTGAGCCGCCTGCCACCCGAGGCTCTGACCGCCCCGTCCGGGGGCCAGTGGGGGGGTGAGCCGGAGGGCAGCTGCTACCAGACCTTCCGGCAGTACTGTGGGGCCGCGTGCACCTGCCACGTGCGGAACCCACTGTCCGCCTGCTCCATCATGTAG
- the SLC34A3 gene encoding sodium-dependent phosphate transport protein 2C isoform X3, with amino-acid sequence MPNSLTGGQVPPPTLDTVGLVDRSLGNAGTSGSAPVLEEGEVDPWALPQLKDTGQSWKELSVAGRVLRVVVGFLKACGLLGNLYLFICSLDILSSAFQLLSSKMAGDIFKDNVVLSNPVAGLVIGVLVTVLVQSSSTSSSIVVSMVASKLLTVQACVPIIMGVNVGTSITSTLVSMAQSGDRDEFRRAFGGSAVHGIFNWLTVLILLPLESATALLERLSGLALGAGGLQPGGQAPDILKVLTKPLTHLIVQLDTDMITSSATGNATNGSIIKRWCGTRELTISGNSSDCGPTASGPCPESNSSVVVEQLPCHHLFAGTALTDLAVGFILLAASLLLLCTCLVLIVKLLNSVLRGRVAQAVRKVINADIPFPFGWLSGYLAILVGTGLTFVLQSSSVFTAAIVPLMGGPHPLLLQPGWHPAVVRGARPAAAHPVGQALWGPDGHLPLGGRCLLAPQLPAAAPGRLWALPGREHGAGCRGGTPGGAGAAHRPDQCPAAAPARLAAPPPALLGLAPTLAPLPGALGPPGQPLLPLQGVQSNPRHCQGGPLLREPRGPGLPAVVKGGCPGGSR; translated from the exons ATGCCGAATTCCCTCACGGGTGGCCAggtccccccccccactctggaCACAGTTGGCCTGGTGGACCGGAGTCTAGGAAATGCAG GGACCTCCGGTTCTGCCCCAGTCTTGGAAGAGGGGGAGGTGGACCCCTGGGCTCTCCCTCAGCTGAAGGACACTGGCCAGTCCTGGAAAG AGCTCAGCGTGGCCGGAAGGGTGCTCCGCGTGGTCGTCGGCTTCCTCAAGGCTTGTGGGCTCCTGGGCAacctttatcttttcatctgctcCCTGGACATCCTCAGCTCAGCCTTCCAGCTGCTGAGCA GCAAAATGGCCGGAGACATCTTTAAGGACAACGTGGTGCTGTCCAACCCCGTGGCAGGACTGGTCATTGGCGTGCTGGTCACAGTGCTGGTCCAGAGCTCGAGCACGTCCTCCTCCATCGTGGTCAGCATGGTGGCCTCCAAAT TGCTGACCGTCCAGGCATGCGTGCCCATCATCATGGGTGTCAACGTGGGCACGTCCATCACCAGCACCCTCGTCTCGATGGCACAGTCGGGGGACCGGGATGAGTTTCggag GGCCTTCGGAGGCTCGGCCGTCCACGGCATCTTCAACTGGCTCACGGTGCTGATCCTGCTGCCGCTGGAGAGCGCCACGGCCCTGCTGGAGAGGCTCAGCGGGCTGGCTCTGGGCGCAGGCGGCCTGCAGCCCGGGGGGCAGGCCCCCGACATCCTCAAGGTGCTAACAAAGCCTCTCACACACCTCATTGTGCAG CTGGACACCGATATGATCACAAGCAGTGCCACAGGCAACGCCACCAATGGCAGCATCATCAAGCGATGGTGCGGTACCAGGGAGCTGACG ATTTCAGGGAACAGCAGCGACTGTGGACCCACTGCCTCTGGCCCCTGTCCTGAGAGCAATAGCTCTGTGGTGGTGGAGCAGCTGCCCT GCCACCACCTGTTCGCGGGGACTGCGCTCACGGACCTGGCCGTGGGCTTCATCTTGCTGGCcgcctccctgctcctgctctgcaCCTGCCTCGTGCTCATCGTCAAGCTGCTTAACTCTGTGCTGCGCGGCCGCGTGGCCCAGGCTGTGAGGAAGGTCATCAACGCGG ACATCCCCTTCCCGTTCGGCTGGCTCAGCGGCTACCTGGCCATCCTCGTGGGCACCGGCCTGACCTTCGTGCTCCAGAGCAGCAGCGTCTTCACGGCAGCCATAGTACCACTCATGG GTGGCCCTCATCCACTTCTTCTTCAACCTGGCTGGCATCCTGCTGTGGTACGTGGTGCCCGTCCTGCGGCTGCCCATCCCGTTGGCCAAGCGCTTTGGGGACCTGACGGCCACCTACCGCTGGGTGGCCGTTGCCTACTTGCTCCTCAGcttcctgctgctgcccctggccGCCTTTGGGCTCTCCCTGGCAGGGAGCACGGTGCTGGCTGCCGTGGGGGGACCCCTGGTGGGGCTGGTGCTGCTCATCGTCCTGATCAATGTCCTGCAGCGGCACCGGCCCGCCTGGCTGCCCCGCCGCCTGCGCTCCTGGGCCTGGCTCCCACGCTGGCTCCGCTCCCTGGAGCCCTGGGACCGCCTGGTCAGCCGCTGCTGCCCCTGCAGGGTGTGCAGTCCAACCCCCGCCACTGCCAAGGAGGCCCACTGCTACGAGAACCCCGAGGTCCTGGCCTCCCAGCAGTTGTGAAGGGAGGGTGCCCTGGGGGTTCGAGGTAG
- the SLC34A3 gene encoding sodium-dependent phosphate transport protein 2C isoform X1: MPNSLTGGQVPPPTLDTVGLVDRSLGNAGTSGSAPVLEEGEVDPWALPQLKDTGQSWKELSVAGRVLRVVVGFLKACGLLGNLYLFICSLDILSSAFQLLSSKMAGDIFKDNVVLSNPVAGLVIGVLVTVLVQSSSTSSSIVVSMVASKLLTVQACVPIIMGVNVGTSITSTLVSMAQSGDRDEFRRAFGGSAVHGIFNWLTVLILLPLESATALLERLSGLALGAGGLQPGGQAPDILKVLTKPLTHLIVQLDTDMITSSATGNATNGSIIKRWCGTRELTISGNSSDCGPTASGPCPESNSSVVVEQLPCHHLFAGTALTDLAVGFILLAASLLLLCTCLVLIVKLLNSVLRGRVAQAVRKVINADIPFPFGWLSGYLAILVGTGLTFVLQSSSVFTAAIVPLMGVGVISLERAYPLLLGSNIGTTTTALLAALASPADMLLSALQVALIHFFFNLAGILLWYVVPVLRLPIPLAKRFGDLTATYRWVAVAYLLLSFLLLPLAAFGLSLAGSTVLAAVGGPLVGLVLLIVLINVLQRHRPAWLPRRLRSWAWLPRWLRSLEPWDRLVSRCCPCRVCSPTPATAKEAHCYENPEVLASQQL, encoded by the exons ATGCCGAATTCCCTCACGGGTGGCCAggtccccccccccactctggaCACAGTTGGCCTGGTGGACCGGAGTCTAGGAAATGCAG GGACCTCCGGTTCTGCCCCAGTCTTGGAAGAGGGGGAGGTGGACCCCTGGGCTCTCCCTCAGCTGAAGGACACTGGCCAGTCCTGGAAAG AGCTCAGCGTGGCCGGAAGGGTGCTCCGCGTGGTCGTCGGCTTCCTCAAGGCTTGTGGGCTCCTGGGCAacctttatcttttcatctgctcCCTGGACATCCTCAGCTCAGCCTTCCAGCTGCTGAGCA GCAAAATGGCCGGAGACATCTTTAAGGACAACGTGGTGCTGTCCAACCCCGTGGCAGGACTGGTCATTGGCGTGCTGGTCACAGTGCTGGTCCAGAGCTCGAGCACGTCCTCCTCCATCGTGGTCAGCATGGTGGCCTCCAAAT TGCTGACCGTCCAGGCATGCGTGCCCATCATCATGGGTGTCAACGTGGGCACGTCCATCACCAGCACCCTCGTCTCGATGGCACAGTCGGGGGACCGGGATGAGTTTCggag GGCCTTCGGAGGCTCGGCCGTCCACGGCATCTTCAACTGGCTCACGGTGCTGATCCTGCTGCCGCTGGAGAGCGCCACGGCCCTGCTGGAGAGGCTCAGCGGGCTGGCTCTGGGCGCAGGCGGCCTGCAGCCCGGGGGGCAGGCCCCCGACATCCTCAAGGTGCTAACAAAGCCTCTCACACACCTCATTGTGCAG CTGGACACCGATATGATCACAAGCAGTGCCACAGGCAACGCCACCAATGGCAGCATCATCAAGCGATGGTGCGGTACCAGGGAGCTGACG ATTTCAGGGAACAGCAGCGACTGTGGACCCACTGCCTCTGGCCCCTGTCCTGAGAGCAATAGCTCTGTGGTGGTGGAGCAGCTGCCCT GCCACCACCTGTTCGCGGGGACTGCGCTCACGGACCTGGCCGTGGGCTTCATCTTGCTGGCcgcctccctgctcctgctctgcaCCTGCCTCGTGCTCATCGTCAAGCTGCTTAACTCTGTGCTGCGCGGCCGCGTGGCCCAGGCTGTGAGGAAGGTCATCAACGCGG ACATCCCCTTCCCGTTCGGCTGGCTCAGCGGCTACCTGGCCATCCTCGTGGGCACCGGCCTGACCTTCGTGCTCCAGAGCAGCAGCGTCTTCACGGCAGCCATAGTACCACTCATGG GAGTTGGCGTGATCAGCCTGGAGCGGGCGTACCCTCTCCTCCTGGGCTCCAACATCGGCACGACCACCACAGCCCTGCTGGCCGCCCTGGCCAGCCCCGCAGACATGCTGCTCAGTGCCCTCCAG GTGGCCCTCATCCACTTCTTCTTCAACCTGGCTGGCATCCTGCTGTGGTACGTGGTGCCCGTCCTGCGGCTGCCCATCCCGTTGGCCAAGCGCTTTGGGGACCTGACGGCCACCTACCGCTGGGTGGCCGTTGCCTACTTGCTCCTCAGcttcctgctgctgcccctggccGCCTTTGGGCTCTCCCTGGCAGGGAGCACGGTGCTGGCTGCCGTGGGGGGACCCCTGGTGGGGCTGGTGCTGCTCATCGTCCTGATCAATGTCCTGCAGCGGCACCGGCCCGCCTGGCTGCCCCGCCGCCTGCGCTCCTGGGCCTGGCTCCCACGCTGGCTCCGCTCCCTGGAGCCCTGGGACCGCCTGGTCAGCCGCTGCTGCCCCTGCAGGGTGTGCAGTCCAACCCCCGCCACTGCCAAGGAGGCCCACTGCTACGAGAACCCCGAGGTCCTGGCCTCCCAGCAGTTGTGA
- the SLC34A3 gene encoding sodium-dependent phosphate transport protein 2C isoform X2, producing MPNSLTGGQVPPPTLDTVGLVDRSLGNAGTSGSAPVLEEGEVDPWALPQLKDTGQSWKELSVAGRVLRVVVGFLKACGLLGNLYLFICSLDILSSAFQLLSSKMAGDIFKDNVVLSNPVAGLVIGVLVTVLVQSSSTSSSIVVSMVASKLLTVQACVPIIMGVNVGTSITSTLVSMAQSGDRDEFRRAFGGSAVHGIFNWLTVLILLPLESATALLERLSGLALGAGGLQPGGQAPDILKVLTKPLTHLIVQLDTDMITSSATGNATNGSIIKRWCGTRELTISGNSSDCGPTASGPCPESNSSVVVEQLPCHHLFAGTALTDLAVGFILLAASLLLLCTCLVLIVKLLNSVLRGRVAQAVRKVINADIPFPFGWLSGYLAILVGTGLTFVLQSSSVFTAAIVPLMGVGVISLERAYPLLLGSNIGTTTTALLAALASPADMLLSALQGPRGHLLDLQPRFLPWDQIIPRILWPWAAVCSSFLAASIQTRSRNPCPPAPALAAGSVPTRHPGPGGAQGPRVHQLWDELPPPQQPCKPNRSLLGWPAIFRPKFRLTCAGGPKLPLPTATVLPPGRLPLVP from the exons ATGCCGAATTCCCTCACGGGTGGCCAggtccccccccccactctggaCACAGTTGGCCTGGTGGACCGGAGTCTAGGAAATGCAG GGACCTCCGGTTCTGCCCCAGTCTTGGAAGAGGGGGAGGTGGACCCCTGGGCTCTCCCTCAGCTGAAGGACACTGGCCAGTCCTGGAAAG AGCTCAGCGTGGCCGGAAGGGTGCTCCGCGTGGTCGTCGGCTTCCTCAAGGCTTGTGGGCTCCTGGGCAacctttatcttttcatctgctcCCTGGACATCCTCAGCTCAGCCTTCCAGCTGCTGAGCA GCAAAATGGCCGGAGACATCTTTAAGGACAACGTGGTGCTGTCCAACCCCGTGGCAGGACTGGTCATTGGCGTGCTGGTCACAGTGCTGGTCCAGAGCTCGAGCACGTCCTCCTCCATCGTGGTCAGCATGGTGGCCTCCAAAT TGCTGACCGTCCAGGCATGCGTGCCCATCATCATGGGTGTCAACGTGGGCACGTCCATCACCAGCACCCTCGTCTCGATGGCACAGTCGGGGGACCGGGATGAGTTTCggag GGCCTTCGGAGGCTCGGCCGTCCACGGCATCTTCAACTGGCTCACGGTGCTGATCCTGCTGCCGCTGGAGAGCGCCACGGCCCTGCTGGAGAGGCTCAGCGGGCTGGCTCTGGGCGCAGGCGGCCTGCAGCCCGGGGGGCAGGCCCCCGACATCCTCAAGGTGCTAACAAAGCCTCTCACACACCTCATTGTGCAG CTGGACACCGATATGATCACAAGCAGTGCCACAGGCAACGCCACCAATGGCAGCATCATCAAGCGATGGTGCGGTACCAGGGAGCTGACG ATTTCAGGGAACAGCAGCGACTGTGGACCCACTGCCTCTGGCCCCTGTCCTGAGAGCAATAGCTCTGTGGTGGTGGAGCAGCTGCCCT GCCACCACCTGTTCGCGGGGACTGCGCTCACGGACCTGGCCGTGGGCTTCATCTTGCTGGCcgcctccctgctcctgctctgcaCCTGCCTCGTGCTCATCGTCAAGCTGCTTAACTCTGTGCTGCGCGGCCGCGTGGCCCAGGCTGTGAGGAAGGTCATCAACGCGG ACATCCCCTTCCCGTTCGGCTGGCTCAGCGGCTACCTGGCCATCCTCGTGGGCACCGGCCTGACCTTCGTGCTCCAGAGCAGCAGCGTCTTCACGGCAGCCATAGTACCACTCATGG GAGTTGGCGTGATCAGCCTGGAGCGGGCGTACCCTCTCCTCCTGGGCTCCAACATCGGCACGACCACCACAGCCCTGCTGGCCGCCCTGGCCAGCCCCGCAGACATGCTGCTCAGTGCCCTCCAG GGACCCCGTGGACATCTCTTGGACCTCCAGCCCCGTTTCCTCCCCTGGGACCAGATCATTCCAAGGATCCTCTGGCCTTGGGCTGCTGTCTGCTCCTCGTTTCTGGCAGCCTCCATCCAAACTCGCTCGAGGAACCCTTGTCCTCCAGCTCCAGCCCTGGCTGCTGGCTCCGTTCCTACGAGGCATCCTGGTCCTGGGGGGGCTCAAGGCCCTCGAGTCCACCAACTCTGGGAtgaactccccccaccccaacagccATGTAAACCCAACAGGTCCCTACTGGGATGGCCTGCCATCTTCCGGCCGAAGTTCCGCCTCACCTGTGCTGGGGGCCCCAAGCTGCCCTTGCCCACGGCCACAGTTCTGCCTCCAGGACGCCTCCCTCTGGTCCCCTAG
- the LOC132024931 gene encoding ring finger protein-like — protein sequence MPPPFALGDNGLPATLCHQAPGATSGPHGALARLEATAALRSVPDPARVQRATVTFTAPTTLAATLGTAPTHLDSCPRAPTHGPCDLSSGLRGLPSASLSPECLAPPRQVLADEELDGRVLRNPQGPGALDSEPLLGARATACPWARQAKEEEAGGQAGGLGEEECPICTEPYGPGEHRLALLNCGHGLCVGCLHQLLGTAPSASLGQVCCPLCRQKTPMLEWEICRLQEELLQADGPQGPPPPTPPAPPPPRGPGPWASLEHRYQLRFLAGPVGGQGCLPFLPCPPCLGARLWALRERGPCRRRLALSGLLALELLGLLLVFTPLMLLGLLFMLLDRSGR from the exons ATGCCACCTCCCTTTGCCCTCGGGGACAACGGGCTCCCAGCCACCCTCTGCCACCAAGCACCTGGTGCCACCTCAGGGCCTCACGGGGCTCTGGCCAGGCTGGAA GCTACAGCTGCTTTGAGGTCAGTGCCAGACCCTGCCCGTGTCCAGAGGGCCACGGTGACCTTCACAGCCCCTACCACCCTGGCTGCCACCCTGGGGACCGCACCCACCCATCTggactcctgccccagggcccccaCTCATGGCCCCTGTGACCTCAGCTCTGGACTCCGTGGTCTGCCTTCAGCCTCTCTCAGCCCTGAATGCCTAGCACCCCCACGCCAAGTGTTGGCAGACGAAGAGTTGGACGGCAGGGTTCTTAGGaacccccagggtcctggggctctaGACAGTGAGCCCCTGCTGGGGGCCAGAGCCACAGCCTGCCCCTGGGCCCGACAGGcaaaggaggaggaagcggggGGGCAGGCGggaggcctgggggaggaggagtgcCCCATCTGCACAGAGCCCTATGGGCCCGGGGAGCACCGCCTGGCCCTGCTGAACTGTGGCCACGGCCTGTGCGTGGGCTGCCTGCACCAGTTGCTGGGCACAGCTCCCAGCGCCAGCCTGGGCCAGGTATGCTGCCCCCTGTGTCGCCAGAAGACGCCCATGCTTGAGTGGGAGATCTGCCGGCTGCAGGAGGAGCTGTTGCAGGCAGATGGGCCCCAGGGCCCCCCGCCCCCTACGCCCCCCgctcctcccccgccccgggGCCCGGGGCCCTGGGCCTCCCTAGAGCACCGCTACCAGCTGCGCTTCCTGGCAGGGCCTGTGGGCGGCCAGGGCTGCCTGCCCTTCCTACCGTGCCCGCCCTGCCTGGGTGCACGGCTCTGGGCCTTGCGGGAACGAGGGCCTTGCCGCCGCCGCCTCGCTTTGTCGGGCCTGCTGGCCCTGGAGCTGCTGGGTCTGTTGCTGGTCTTCACGCCACTCATGCTGCTGGGGCTGCTCTTCATGCTGCTAGACCGCTCCGGCCGCTGA